The following coding sequences are from one Musa acuminata AAA Group cultivar baxijiao chromosome BXJ1-6, Cavendish_Baxijiao_AAA, whole genome shotgun sequence window:
- the LOC135677255 gene encoding probable LRR receptor-like serine/threonine-protein kinase At3g47570, producing the protein MELPRVLLTSQYVRILLLLLLHSLLFLCHSATVDQPSGSETDRAALLAVRAAITEDPRGIMNSWNDTVHFCQWLGVACDDPDHRERVTTLALEFMSLRGVISPSIGNLTYLGYLRLSNNSFYGEIPPEISRLAQLKDLNLSYNALSGTIPVSLGLCTNLLGIDFTGNLISGNIPAQLGSLLKLLVLNLGANKLVGDITPFLGNISSLQQLDLSSNKLTGEIPSSLGKLFNLSHLDLSVNGLVGAIPPSLGSLSSIRLLNLTGNGLTGAIPSKMASLLTLQQLDLSYNSLSGEIPPLLGSILLLEHLHLNSNNLTGSLPYSLENLLSLTYLDLSKNSLSGSIPPSITNLSSLRVLDLSSNNLVGRIPEEIGRLTSLEFFKVSVNGLSGNVPPSLYNISSLQTLRMAYNQMSGTLPPDIGGTLPNLHFLDMASNRFVGQIPLSVANATLLRQIDLSRNNFSGRIPANLGNLPYLMQLSLGRNRLEARDALDWEFVSSLVNCSLLKELRLAMNNLSGALPASIANLSTQLNTITLGRNQISGSFPSGIKNFVNLVTLAMNENLFTGSIPDFLGELADLGSLILYGNKFSGNIPASLGNLTALNELILFDNYLEGSIPVSLGKCQGLNTLDLAGNHLSGSIPMEVFSIESLSNYLDLSSNHLNGTLPMEVGRLRNTPFLSVSNNRLSGEIPTSLGDCQVLQYLNLSNNFFQGSVPKSLSNLKGLEKLDLSSNDLSGSFPDFLAGLPFLKLLNLSFNDLDGEVPVDKIFSNSSEFSVVGNHKLCGGISSLHLPSCSTQTSKKNRSLILKVTLPIVVLILLFALFMTCRYARKHKKHSPPAELTSDAPTKLSYLELMKATDDFSSENLIGIGSYGSVYRGVLGDGKTLVAIKVLNLVQRGAFKAFVAECEALRSIRHRNLVKILTTCSSVDFRGNEFRAIVFDFMPNGSLESWLHPDTDKKLYSKRLGLLQRLDIAIDVAAALNYLHDHCETPIIHCDLKPSNVLLDGNMTARVGDFGLARFLSNGTDRYLSSSSVIKGSIGYMAPEYGMGGQVSTHADVYSYGVLLLELFTGRRPTDDMFKDGLTLQNHVEEAFSKGAQVTGIADPSLFSNDKDGEDTSDLMVGMQASERITRSLESVLVVGLRCAKDSPRERITIKDAANRIETIKSLLFTAEMNKSPFNTPCLI; encoded by the exons ATGGAGCTCCCACGAGTACTGCTCACTTCCCAGTACGTCCGCATCCTTCTCCTCCTTTTGCTACACTCCCTTCTTTTCCTGTGTCACTCTGCTACCGTAGACCAACCTTCGGGAAGCGAAACCGATCGGGCCGCCCTGCTCGCCGTCAGGGCAGCCATCACCGAAGACCCTCGCGGCATCATGAATTCGTGGAACGATACTGTCCACTTCTGCCAATGGCTGGGCGTCGCATGCGACGATCCCGACCACCGTGAGAGGGTCACCACCTTGGCCTTGGAATTCATGAGCCTCCGAGGGGTCATCTCCCCTTCCATCGGCAACCTAACCTACCTCGGCTACCTGCGACTCTCAAACAATAGCTTTTATGGTGAGATACCCCCGGAGATCAGTCGTTTGGCCCAGCTCAAGGATCTCAATCTGAGCTACAACGCCTTGAGCGGCACCATTCCGGTTAGTCTTGGCCTCTGCACCAACCTCCTAGGCATCGACTTCACTGGCAATCTCATCTCTGGAAACATTCCCGCACAGCTCGGCTCTCTTCTTAAGCTTCTTGTGTTGAACCTCGGGGCTAACAAGCTCGTCGGCGACATCACGCCTTTCCTGGGAAATATTTCGTCCCTCCAACAACTTGATCTGTCGAGCAACAAGCTCACTGGAGAGATACCATCTTCCCTGGGGAAACTTTTCAATCTCTCCCATCTTGATCTCTCAGTCAACGGGCTAGTTGGTGCCATACCGCCTTCGCTTGGGAGCCTCTCTTCCATCCGCTTGCTCAATCTCACAGGCAATGGCCTCACCGGAGCCATTCCATCGAAGATGGCAAGCCTCTTGACCCTTCAGCAGCTGGATCTATCATACAACAGCCTTTCTGGAGAAATTCCTCCATTGTTGGGTAGTATCCTCCTACTCGAGCACCTCCATCTGAACAGCAACAATCTCACGGGAAGCCTTCCGTATTCCTTGGAGAACCTACTATCTCTAACTTACCTCGATCTCTCCAAAAATAGTCTCAGTGGGTCGATCCCTCCCTCAATCACAAACCTGTCATCACTTCGAGTTCTGGATTTGTCATCCAACAACCTCGTAGGCAGAATTCCGGAGGAAATAGGCCGTCTGACGAGCCTAGAATTCTTCAAGGTGTCCGTGAATGGACTATCCGGGAATGTTCCACCATCACTCTACAACATATCTTCTCTGCAGACTCTGAGAATGGCTTACAACCAGATGTCAGGGACGCTCCCACCAGATATCGGCGGCACTCTACCCAATCTTCACTTTCTCGACATGGCCAGCAACCGGTTCGTGGGACAAATTCCGTTGTCAGTCGCTAATGCTACGTTGCTTCGACAAATCGACCTCAGCCGCAACAATTTCAGCGGTCGAATACCTGCCAATCTGGGCAACCTTCCATATCTCATGCAGCTTTCCCTAGGGAGAAacaggcttgaagccagagacgcCTTGGACTGGGAATTCGTCTCTTCCTTGGTCAACTGCAGTCTACTGAAGGAACTAAGACTGGCTATGAATAATCTTAGCGGTGCGCTTCCTGCCTCTATAGCTAATCTCTCGACCCAGCTCAATACTATAACGCTCGGTCGAAACCAAATCTCTGGATCCTTTCCTTCCGGGATCAAGAACTTCGTTAACTTGGTTACACTGGCTATGAATGAGAATCTATTCACCGGCAGTATTCCCGACTTCCTGGGAGAACTTGCCGACCTGGGATCTTTGATCTTGTATGGCAACAAGTTTTCAGGCAACATCCCAGCCTCGCTTGGCAACTTGACTGCATTGAATGAGCTTATATTGTTCGATAACTACTTGGAAGGCAGCATCCCGGTGAGTCTTGGGAAATGCCAGGGTTTGAATACTTTAGATCTCGCTGGCAATCACCTGAGTGGATCCATCCCAATGGAAGTTTTTAGCATCGAATCCTTGTCGAACTATCTTGACTTGTCCAGCAATCACTTGAATGGAACACTACCGATGGAGGTCGGCAGGTTGCGCAACACTCCCTTTTTATCTGTTTCCAACAACAGGCTTTCAGGTGAAATTCCAACAAGCTTAGGTGATTGTCAAGTGCTGCAGTACCTCAATTTGAGTAACAATTTCTTTCAAGGAAGCGTTCCTAAATCTCTGAGCAACCTGAAGGGACTCGAGAAGTTGGACCTTTCATCCAATGACTTGTCTGGTTCCTTCCCAGATTTTCTAGCAGGCTTGCCTTTCCTGAAACTTCTGAATCTATCTTTCAATGATCTGGATGGTGAAGTGCCAGTAGATAAAATTTTCAGCAATTCTAGCGAGTTTTCCGTCGTCGGAAACCACAAACTCTGTGGGGGTATCTCAAGTTTGCATTTGCCTTCCTGCTCAACTCAGACATCCAAGAAGAACAGGTCGCTTATTCTTAAAGTAACGTTGCCGATTGTTGTTCTAATCTTACTGTTTGCTCTGTTTATGACCTGCCGTTACGCGAGAAAACACAAGAAGCATTCTCCCCCAGCTGAACTCACATCCGATGCTCCGACAAAATTGTCTTATCTCGAGCTGATGAAGGCAACCGATGACTTCTCCTCCGAGAATTTGATTGGCATTGGAAGCTACGGTTCGGTGTACAGAGGTGTTTTGGGTGACGGCAAAACTCTCGTTGCGATCAAGGTACTCAACCTGGTGCAGCGAGGCGCTTTCAAGGCTTTCGTCGCAGAGTGTGAAGCTTTAAGAAGCATTCGACACCGAAACCTGGTCAAGATCTTGACAACCTGCTCGAGTGTGGATTTCAGAGGTAATGAATTCAGAGCTATCGTGTTTGATTTCATGCCTAACGGGAGCTTGGAGAGTTGGTTGCATCCAGACACAGACAAGAAGCTATACTCGAAGCGATTAGGTCTGCTTCAGAGACTTGATATAGCAATCGATGTTGCTGCTGCGCTGAACTATCTTCATGACCACTGCGAGACGCCAATCATCCACTGTGATCTGAAGCCAAGCAATGTCCTTCTTGATGGCAACATGACTGCTCGTGTCGGAGATTTTGGCCTAGCAAGATTCCTCTCCAATGGCACCGACCGGTATCTATCTTCTTCTTCAGTAATAAAAGGTTCCATCGGCTATATGGCTCCAG AATATGGGATGGGCGGGCAGGTTTCGACTCATGCGGATGTCTACAGCTACGGAGTGCTGCTGCTGGAGCTGTTCACCGGGCGGAGGCCTACCGACGACATGTTTAAGGACGGTCTCACCCTCCAAAACCACGTCGAGGAAGCCTTTTCGAAAGGAGCTCAAGTCACCGGCATCGCTGATCCGTCACTATTCTCGAACGACAAAGATGGTGAAGACACTTCAGATCTCATGGTCGGAATGCAAGCAAGCGAAAGGATAACGAGAAGCTTAGAATCGGTGCTCGTGGTTGGTCTCCGCTGTGCCAAGGACTCGCCGAGAGAGCGCATCACGATCAAGGATGCTGCGAACAGAATAGAGACGATCAAGAGTCTGCTGTTCACTGCCGAAATGAATAAGAGTCCATTTAATACTCCGTGTTTAATATAG
- the LOC135677254 gene encoding probable LRR receptor-like serine/threonine-protein kinase At3g47570 — MRDRSRHLTLRHIVESVDMEDQSQVATLPSSLPCAATHATGNCLYILPVLDLVPHHFEGGAMELPRVLLTSQYVRILLLILLHSLLFLCHSATVDQPSGSETDRSALLAVRAAITEDPRGIMNSWNNTVHFCQWPGVACDDRDHRERVTTLALESKSLRGVISPSIGNLTYLGYLLLSSNSFYGEIPPEISRLAQLKDLNLSYNALNGTIPVSLGLCTNLLGIDFTGNLIPGNIPTQLGSLLKLLVLNLGLNKLVGDITPFLGNLSSLQQLDLSSNKLTGEIPSSLGKLSNLTYLDLSANKLVGGVPPSLGKLSSLRMLSLASNALSGAIPPDLADLLTLEFLDLSNNSLSGEIPPLLGRVVPLQYLLLYNNTLTGSLPNSLGNLASLIYLYLSSNSLSGTIPPSITNLSSLQVLALSSNKLGGRLPEEIGRLTRLEFFLVSENGFSGSVPLSLYNISSLQTLSMAYNQLSGTLPLDIGDTLPDLSFLGMASNRLEGQIPWSLANATSLRQIDLGRNNFSGRIPANLGNLQYLKQVSLGNNSLEARDAEDWEFISSLTNCSHLEELSLIENDLGGVLPASIANLSIQLKSLTLGRNHISGSFPPGIRNFVNLSTLSLNENHFTGSIPDFLGELVNLEALILYGNKFSGNIPSSLGKLTRLNELVLFDNDLGGSIPVSLGNCQNLNFLDISGNRLSGSIPIEVLSIGSLSSYLDLSNNQLNGTLPPEVGRLRNTPFLSVAINRLSGGIPTTLGDCQLLESLNLSRNFFQGSVPKSLSNLKGLEKLDLSSNNLSGSFPDFLAGLPDLKLLNLSFNDLDGEVPVDKIFRNSSEFSVIGNHKLCGGISSLHLPSCSTQTSKKNRSLILEITLPIVVLLVLFALFMTCCYARKHKKLGLPAKVLENVPTRLSYLELMKATDDFSSENLIGVGSYGSVYRGVLGDGKTLVAIKVLNLVQRGAFKAFVAECEALRSIRHRNLVKILTTCSSVDLRGNEFRAIVFDFMPNGSLESWLHPDTDRNLYSKRLGLLRRLDIAIDVAAAVSYLHDHCETPIIHCDLKPSNVLLDGNMTARVGDFGLARFLSNGTDRYLSSSVAMKGSIGYMAPEYGMGGQVSTHADVYSYGLLLLELFTGRRPTDDMFKDGLTLQKHVEGAFTKGAQVTGIADPSLFSDEEEGKDTSVLRTGSQASERITRCLESVLMVGLCCAKESPRERVTIKDAVTRIETIKSLLLTTKM, encoded by the exons ATGCGTGATAGGAGCCGCCACCTCACCCTGCGCCACATCGTAGAGTCGGTTGACATGGAAGACCAGTCCCAAGTCGCCACGCTGCCGTCGTCTCTACCATGCGCAGCGACCCATGCCACCGGCAACTGCCTCTATATTTTGCCGGTACTCGACCTCGTACCTCATCACTTTGAGGGTGGCGCAATGGAGCTCCCACGAGTACTGCTCACTTCCCAGTACGTCCGCATCCTTCTCCTAATTTTGCTACACTCCCTTCTTTTCCTGTGTCACTCTGCTACCGTAGACCAACCGTCGGGAAGCGAAACCGATCGGTCCGCCCTGCTCGCCGTCAGGGCAGCCATCACCGAAGACCCTCGCGGCATCATGAACTCGTGGAACAATACTGTCCACTTCTGCCAGTGGCCGGGCGTCGCATGCGACGATCGCGACCACCGTGAGAGGGTCACCACCTTGGCCTTGGAATCCAAGAGCCTCCGGGGGGTCATCTCCCCTTCCATCGGCAACCTTACCTACCTTGGCTACCTGCTACTCTCAAGCAATAGCTTTTATGGTGAGATACCCCCGGAGATCAGTCGTTTGGCCCAGCTCAAGGACCTCAATCTGAGCTACAACGCCTTGAACGGCACCATTCCTGTTAGTCTTGGCCTCTGCACCAACCTCCTAGGCATCGACTTCACTGGCAATCTCATCCCTGGAAACATTCCCACACAGCTCGGTTCTCTTCTTAAGCTTCTTGTGTTGAACCTCGGGCTTAACAAGCTCGTCGGCGACATCACGCCTTTCCTGGGAAATCTTTCGTCCCTCCAACAACTTGATCTGTCGAGCAACAAGCTCACTGGAGAGATACCATCTTCCTTGGGAAAACTTTCCAATCTCACCTATCTTGATCTCTCAGCCAACAAGCTGGTCGGTGGCGTACCTCCTTCACTTGGGAAACTCTCTTCCCTCCGCATGCTCAGTCTCGCAAGCAATGCCCTCAGTGGAGCCATCCCACCGGATTTGGCAGACCTCTTGACCCTTGAGTTTCTGGATCTATCAAACAACAGCCTTTCTGGAGAGATTCCTCCATTGTTGGGTAGAGTCGTTCCTCTCCAGTACCTCCTTCTCTACAACAACACTCTCACAGGAAGCTTGCCGAATTCCTTGGGGAACCTAGCATCTCTAATTTACCTCTATCTCTCGTCAAATAGTCTCAGTGGGACGATCCCTCCCTCCATCACAAACCTGTCATCTCTTCAAGTTCTGGCTTTGTCATCCAACAAACTCGGAGGGAGGCTGCCGGAGGAAATAGGCCGTCTCACGCGCCTTGAGTTCTTCCTGGTGTCTGAGAATGGATTCTCTGGGAGCGTTCCTTTATCACTCTACAACATATCTTCTTTGCAAACGCTGAGCATGGCGTATAACCAGCTGTCAGGGACACTCCCACTAGATATAGGCGATACTCTACCCGATCTTAGCTTTCTCGGCATGGCCAGCAACCGGCTCGAGGGACAAATTCCATGGTCATTGGCTAACGCTACGTCGCTTCGACAAATCGACCTCGGCCGCAACAATTTCAGCGGTCGAATTCCTGCCAATCTCGGGAACCTACAATATCTCAAGCAGGTTTCTCTAGGGAACAACAGCCTCGAAGCCAGAGACGCCGAAGACTGGGAGTTCATCTCTTCCTTGACAAACTGCAGCCACCTGGAGGAACTAAGCCTGATCGAAAATGATCTCGGAGGTGTGCTTCCCGCCTCCATTGCTAATCTCTCGATCCAGCTCAAGAGCCTAACGCTCGGCCGCAACCATATCTCTGGATCTTTTCCTCCCGGCATCAGGAATTTTGTCAACCTGAGTACGCTGAGTCTGAATGAGAACCATTTCACTGGGAGTATTCCTGACTTCCTCGGAGAACTCGTCAACCTGGAAGCTCTGATCTTGTATGGCAACAAGTTCTCGGGTAACATCCCATCCTCACTCGGCAAATTGACTCGATTGAATGAGCTTGTATTGTTCGACAACGACTTGGGAGGCAGCATCCCGGTGAGTCTTGGGAATTGCCAGAATCTGAATTTTTTAGATATCTCTGGCAATCGCCTGAGCGGATCCATCCCAATAGAAGTGCTTAGCATCGGATCCTTGTCGAGCTATCTCGACTTGTCCAACAATCAATTGAACGGAACTCTACCACCGGAGGTCGGCAGGTTGCGCAACACGCCCTTTTTATCTGTCGCCATCAACAGGCTTTCGGGAGGCATTCCAACGACTTTAGGTGATTGTCAATTGCTGGAGTCCCTCAATTTGAGTAGAAATTTCTTCCAAGGAAGCGTTCCTAAATCTCTGAGCAACCTGAAGGGACTCGAGAAGCTGGATCTTTCATCCAATAACTTGTCTGGTTCCTTCCCAGATTTTCTAGCGGGCTTGCCTGACCTGAAACTTCTGAATCTATCTTTCAATGATCTGGATGGTGAAGTGCCAGTAGATAAAATTTTCAGAAATTCTAGCGAGTTTTCTGTCATCGGAAACCACAAACTCTGTGGGGGTATCTCAAGTTTGCATTTGCCTTCTTGCTCAACTCAGACATCCAAGAAGAACAGGTCACTTATTCTTGAAATAACCTTGCCGATTGTAGTTCTACTCGTACTATTTGCTCTGTTTATGACCTGCTGTTACGCGAGAAAGCACAAGAAACTTGGTTTACCTGCAAAAGTTTTAGAAAATGTTCCAACAAGATTGTCTTATCTCGAGTTGATGAAGGCAACCGATGACTTCTCCTCCGAGAATTTGATTGGCGTTGGAAGCTACGGTTCGGTGTACAGAGGGGTTTTGGGTGATGGCAAAACTCTCGTAGCGATCAAGGTACTGAACCTGGTTCAGCGAGGCGCTTTCAAGGCTTTCGTCGCAGAGTGTGAAGCTTTAAGAAGCATTCGACACCGAAACCTGGTCAAGATCTTGACAACCTGCTCGAGTGTTGATCTTAGAGGTAATGAATTCAGAGCTATCGTGTTTGATTTCATGCCTAACGGGAGTTTGGAGAGTTGGTTGCATCCAGACACAGACCGGAATCTGTACTCGAAGCGATTAGGTCTGCTTCGGAGACTTGACATAGCAATCGATGTTGCTGCTGCGGTGAGCTATCTTCATGATCACTGCGAGACGCCAATCATCCACTGTGATCTGAAGCCAAGCAATGTTCTTCTTGATGGCAACATGACTGCTCGTGTGGGAGATTTTGGCCTAGCAAGATTCCTCTCCAATGGCACCGACCGATATCTATCTTCTTCTGTAGCTATGAAAGGTTCCATTGGCTATATGGCTCCTG AATACGGGATGGGCGGGCAGGTTTCGACTCATGCTGATGTCTACAGCTACGGACTGCTGCTGCTGGAGCTGTTCACCGGGAGGAGGCCTACCGACGACATGTTTAAGGACGGTCTCACCCTCCAAAAGCACGTCGAGGGAGCCTTTACGAAGGGAGCTCAAGTCACCGGCATTGCCGATCCATCGCTATTCTCAGACGAAGAAGAAGGTAAAGACACTTCAGTTCTCAGGACCGGAAGTCAAGCGAGTGAAAGGATAACAAGATGCTTAGAATCGGTGCTCATGGTTGGTCTGTGCTGTGCCAAGGAGTCGCCGAGAGAGCGCGTCACAATCAAGGATGCTGTGACCAGAATAGAAACGATCAAGAGTCTGCTGCTCACCACCAAAATGTAG
- the LOC103974662 gene encoding probable LRR receptor-like serine/threonine-protein kinase At3g47570 gives MPPATASIFCRYSTSYLITLRVAQWSSHEYCSLPSTSASFSSFLLHSLLFLCHSATVDQPSGSETDRAALLAVRAAITEDPRGIMNSWNNTVHFCQWPGVACDDPDHRERVTALALESMSLRGVISPFIGNFTYLGYLRLSNNSFSGEIPPEISRLAQLKYLNLSYNALSGTIPVSLGLCTSLLGINFTGNLISGNIPAQLGSLLKLLVLNLGVNKLVGDITPFLGNLSSLQQLDLSSNKLTGEIPSSLGKLFNLSHLDLSVNGLVGAMPSSLGSLSSIRLINLTGNGLTGAIPPKMANLLTLRHLDLSYNRISGEIPPLLGGVVRLQYLVLNNNNLTGSMPNSLGNLASLIYLDLSSNSLSGTIPPSITNLSSLQVLALSSNKLGGRLPEEIGRLTRLVFFQVSENGFSGPVPLSLYSISSLQTLSMAYNQLSGTLPLDIGDTLPNLSFLGMASNRLEGQIPWSLANATLLQQIELSGNNLSGVIPANLGNLPYLTEFSVERNSLEALDAEDWEFISSLTNCSLLEDLMLTENDLRGALPASINNLSNQLKSLSLSGNQISGSFPPGIKNFVSLVTLMLGDNLFTGNIPDFLGELADLESLGLSGNKFSGNIPSSLGNLTRLNELILFDNYLEGSIPVSLGKCQNLNALDLAGNHLSGSIPMEVFSIESLSNYLDLSSNYLNGTLPMEVGRLRNTPFLSVSNNRLSGEIPTSLGDCQVLRYLYLSNNFFQGSVPKSLSNLKGLETLDLSSNNLSGSFPGFLAGLPDLQLLNLSFNDLDGEVPVDKIFSNSSEFYVVGNHKLCGGISSLHLPSCSTQTSKKNRSLILEITLPIVVSLLLFALFMTCCYARKHKKLGLPAKVLENVPTRLSYLELMKATDDFSSENLIGVGSYGSVYRGVLGDGKTLVAIKVLNLVQRGAFKAFVAECEALRSIRHRNLVKILTTCSSVDLRGNEFRAIVFDFMPNGSLESWLHPDTDRNLYSKRLGLLRRLDIAIDVAAAVSYLHDHCETPIIHCDLKPSNVLLDGNMTARVGDFGLARFLSNGTDRYLSSSVAMKGSIGYMAPEYGMGGQVSTHADVYSYGLLLLELFTGRRPTDDMFKDGLTLQKHVEGAFTKGARVTGIADPSLFSDEEEGEDTSVLRTGSQASERITRCLESVLMVGLCCAKESPRERITIKDAVTRIETIKSLLLTAKM, from the exons ATGCCACCGGCAACTGCCTCTATATTTTGCCGGTACTCGACCTCGTACCTCATCACTTTGAGGGTGGCGCAATGGAGCTCCCACGAGTATTGCTCACTTCCCAGTACGTCCGCAtccttctcctcctttttgctaCACTCCCTTCTTTTCCTGTGTCACTCTGCTACCGTAGACCAACCTTCGGGAAGCGAAACCGATCGGGCCGCCCTGCTCGCCGTCAGGGCAGCCATCACCGAAGACCCTCGCGGCATCATGAATTCGTGGAACAATACTGTCCACTTCTGCCAATGGCCGGGCGTCGCATGCGACGATCCCGACCACCGTGAGAGGGTCACCGCCTTGGCCTTGGAATCCATGAGCCTCCGAGGGGTCATCTCCCCTTTCATCGGCAACTTCACCTACCTTGGCTACCTGCGACTCTCAAACAATAGCTTTTCTGGTGAGATACCCCCGGAGATCAGTCGTTTGGCCCAGCTCAAGTACCTCAATCTGAGCTACAACGCCTTGAGCGGCACCATTCCGGTTAGTCTTGGCCTCTGCACCAGCCTCCTAGGCATCAACTTCACTGGTAATCTCATCTCTGGCAACATTCCCGCACAACTCGGTTCTCTTCTTAAGCTTCTTGTGTTGAACCTCGGGGTTAACAAGCTCGTCGGCGACATCACGCCTTTCCTGGGAAATCTTTCGTCCCTCCAACAACTTGATCTGTCGAGCAACAAGCTCACTGGAGAGATACCATCTTCCCTGGGGAAACTTTTCAATCTCTCCCATCTTGATCTCTCAGTCAACGGGCTCGTTGGTGCCATGCCTTCTTCACTTGGGAGCCTCTCTTCCATCCGCTTGATCAATCTCACAGGCAATGGCCTCACCGGAGCCATTCCACCGAAGATGGCAAACCTCTTGACCCTTCGGCATCTGGATCTATCATACAACAGAATTTCTGGAGAAATTCCTCCATTGTTGGGTGGAGTCGTTCGTCTCCAGTACCTTGTTCTCAACAACAACAATCTCACAGGAAGCATGCCGAATTCCTTGGGGAACCTAGCATCTCTAATTTACCTCGATCTCTCGTCAAATAGTCTCAGTGGGACGATCCCTCCCTCCATCACAAACCTGTCATCTCTTCAAGTTCTGGCTTTGTCATCCAACAAACTCGGAGGGAGACTGCCGGAGGAAATAGGCCGTCTCACGCGCCTTGTGTTCTTCCAGGTGTCTGAGAATGGATTCTCTGGGCCTGTTCCTTTATCACTCTACAGCATATCTTCTCTGCAAACGCTGAGCATGGCGTATAACCAGCTGTCAGGGACACTCCCACTAGATATCGGCGACACTCTACCCAATCTTAGCTTTCTCGGCATGGCTAGCAATCGGCTCGAGGGACAAATTCCATGGTCATTGGCTAATGCTACGTTGCTTCAACAAATTGAACTCAGCGGCAACAACTTGAGCGGTGTAATACCAGCCAACCTCGGCAACCTTCCATATCTCACGGAGTTTTCTGTAGAGCGCAACAGCCTCGAAGCCTTAGACGCCGAGGACTGGGAATTCATCTCTTCCTTGACAAACTGCAGTTTACTGGAGGATCTAATGCTGACTGAGAATGATCTTAGAGGTGCCCTTCCTGCCTCCATAAATAATCTTTCGAACCAGCTCAAGAGTCTGTCGCTCAGTGGAAACCAAATCTCTGGATCATTTCCTCCCGGAATCAAGAACTTCGTTAGCTTGGTTACTCTGATGTTGGGTGATAATCTATTCACCGGCAATATTCCTGACTTTCTGGGAGAACTTGCCGACCTGGAATCTTTGGGCTTGAGTGGCAACAAGTTTTCAGGCAACATCCCATCCTCACTCGGCAACTTGACTCGACTGAACGAGCTTATATTGTTCGACAACTACTTGGAAGGCAGCATCCCGGTGAGTCTTGGGAAATGCCAGAATCTGAATGCTTTAGATCTCGCTGGCAATCACTTGAGTGGATCCATCCCAATGGAAGTTTTTAGCATCGAATCCTTGTCGAATTATCTTGACTTGTCCAGCAATTACTTGAATGGAACACTACCGATGGAGGTCGGCAGGTTGCGCAACACTCCCTTTTTATCTGTTTCCAACAACAGGCTTTCAGGAGAAATTCCAACAAGCTTAGGTGATTGTCAAGTGCTGCGGTACCTCTATTTGAGTAACAATTTCTTTCAAGGAAGCGTTCCTAAATCTCTGAGCAACCTGAAGGGACTCGAGACGCTGGATCTTTCATCCAATAACTTGTCTGGTTCATTCCCAGGTTTTCTAGCAGGCTTGCCTGACCTGCAACTTCTGAATCTATCTTTCAATGATCTGGATGGTGAAGTGCCAGTAGATAAAATTTTCAGCAATTCTAGCGAGTTTTATGTCGTCGGAAACCACAAACTCTGTGGGGGTATCTCAAGTTTGCATTTGCCTTCTTGCTCAACTCAGACATCCAAGAAGAACCGGTCACTTATTCTTGAAATAACCTTGCCGATTGTAGTTTCACTCTTACTATTTGCTCTGTTTATGACCTGCTGTTACGCGAGAAAGCACAAGAAACTTGGTTTACCTGCAAAAGTTTTAGAAAATGTTCCAACAAGATTGTCTTATCTCGAGTTGATGAAGGCAACCGATGACTTCTCCTCCGAGAATTTGATTGGCGTTGGAAGCTACGGTTCGGTGTACAGAGGGGTTTTGGGTGATGGCAAAACTCTCGTAGCGATCAAGGTACTGAACCTGGTTCAGCGAGGCGCTTTCAAGGCTTTCGTCGCAGAGTGTGAAGCTTTAAGAAGCATTCGACACCGAAACCTGGTCAAGATCTTGACAACCTGCTCGAGTGTTGATCTTAGAGGTAATGAATTCAGAGCTATCGTGTTTGATTTCATGCCTAACGGGAGTTTGGAGAGTTGGTTGCATCCAGACACAGACCGGAATCTGTACTCGAAGCGATTAGGTCTGCTTCGGAGACTTGACATAGCAATCGATGTTGCTGCTGCGGTGAGCTATCTTCATGATCACTGCGAGACGCCAATCATCCACTGTGATCTGAAGCCAAGCAATGTTCTTCTTGATGGCAACATGACTGCTCGTGTGGGAGATTTTGGCCTAGCAAGATTCCTCTCCAATGGCACCGACCGATATCTATCTTCTTCTGTAGCTATGAAAGGTTCCATTGGCTATATGGCTCCTG AATACGGGATGGGCGGGCAGGTTTCGACTCATGCTGATGTCTACAGCTACGGACTGCTGCTGCTGGAGCTGTTCACCGGGAGGAGGCCTACAGACGACATGTTTAAGGACGGTCTCACCCTCCAAAAGCACGTCGAGGGAGCCTTTACGAAGGGAGCTCGAGTCACCGGCATTGCCGATCCATCACTATTCTCAGACGAAGAAGAAGGTGAAGACACTTCAGTTCTCAGGACCGGAAGTCAAGCGAGTGAAAGGATAACAAGATGCTTAGAATCGGTGCTCATGGTAGGTCTCTGCTGTGCCAAGGAGTCGCCGAGAGAGCGCATCACAATCAAGGATGCTGTGACCAGAATAGAGACGATCAAGAGTCTGCTGCTCACCGCTAAAATGTAG